One genomic segment of Cinclus cinclus chromosome 31, bCinCin1.1, whole genome shotgun sequence includes these proteins:
- the KCNJ10 gene encoding ATP-sensitive inward rectifier potassium channel 10, which translates to MTSLTCPSPVPHLSLQMTSLTCPSPVPHLSPCPPQMTSSTKVYYSQTTQTDSRPLMGPGLRRRRVLTKDGRSNVRMEHISDKRFLYLKDLWTTFIDLQWRYKLLLFSATFAGTWFAFGVVWYLVAAAHGDLLEFEPPANHTPCVMQVHTLTGAFLFSLESQTTIGYGFRYISEECPLAIVLLITQLVLTTILEIFITGTFLAKIARPKKRAETIKFSQNAVVAQHDGKTCLMIRVANMRKSLLIGCQVTGKLLQTHLTKEGESVRLNQLNVDFQVDTSSDSPFLILPLTFYHVVDEASPLRDVSLRSGDGDFELVVILSGTVESTSATCQVRTSYLPEEILWGYEFTPAISLSASGKYVADFSLFDRVVKVAAPCCHHEAVRFGDPEKVKLEESLREAEREGEGAPLSVRISNV; encoded by the exons aTGACATCTCTCACCTGTCCTTCACCcgtccctcacctgtccctgcagatgacatctctcacctgtccttcacctgtccctcacctgtctc cctgtcccccgCAGATGACGTCCTCCACCAAGGTGTACTACAGCCAGACCACGCAGACCGACAGCCGGCCGCTGAtggggccggggctgcggcggcGCCGGGTGCTGACCAAGGACGGCCGCAGCAACGTGCGCATGGAGCACATCTCGGACAAGCGCTTCCTGTACCTCAAGGACCTGTGGACCACCTTCATCGACCTCCAGTGGCGCTACAAGCTCCTGCTCTTCTCCGCCACCTTCGCCGGCACCTGGTTCGCCTTCGGCGTGGTCTGGTACCTGGTGGCCGCGGCGCACGGCGACCTGCTGGAATTCGAGCCGCCCGCCAACCACACGCCGTGCGTGATGCAGGTGCACACGCTGACCGGCgccttcctcttctccctcgAGTCCCAGACCACCATCGGCTACGGCTTCCGCTACATCAGCGAGGAGTGCCCTCTGGCCATCGTGCTGCTCATCACCCAGCTGGTGTTGACCACCATCCTGGAGATCTTCATCACCGGCACCTTCCTGGCCAAGATCGCGCGGCCCAAGAAGCGCGCCGAGACCATCAAGTTCAGCCAGAACGCGGTGGTGGCGCAGCACGACGGCAAGACCTGCCTGATGATCCGCGTGGCCAACATGAGGAAGAGCCTCCTGATCGGCTGCCAGGTCACCGGGAAGCTGCTGCAGACTCACCTGACCAAGGAGGGCGAGAGCGTCCGGCTCAACCAGCTCAACGTGGACTTCCAGGTGGACACGTCCTCGGACAGCCCCTTCCTCATCCTGCCCTTGACCTTCTACCACGTGGTGGACGAGGCCAGCCCGCTGCGGGACGTGTCCCTGCGCTCGGGGGACGGCGACTTCGAGCTCGTGGTCATCCTGAGCGGCACGGTGGAGTCGACCAGCGCCACGTGCCAGGTGCGCACGTCCTACCTGCCCGAGGAGATCCTGTGGGGCTACGAGTTCACGCCGGCCATCTCGCTGTCGGCCAGCGGCAAGTACGTGGCCGACTTCAGCCTCTTCGACCGCGTGGTGAAGGTGGCGGCGCCCTGCTGTCACCACGAGGCCGTGCGGTTCGGGGACCCCGAGAAGGTGAAGTTGGAGGAGTCGCTGCGAGAGGCGGAGCGGGAGGGAGAGGGGGCCCCGCTCAGCGTCCGCATCAGCAACGTCTGA
- the KCNJ9 gene encoding G protein-activated inward rectifier potassium channel 3 codes for MAQDNAAFCGVPEGVPTGVPAEAKPPPPPPQAPKRRPWGAGGGAATRKRQRYVEKDGKCNVQHGNVRETYRYLTDIFTTLVDLKWRFSLLIFILAYALTWLFFGLIWWVIAYSRGDLEHLGDHSWTPCVNNLNGFVSAFLFSIETETTIGYGHRVITDTCPEGIVLLLLQAILGSMVNAFMVGCMFVKISQPNKRAETLVFSSHAVVSLRDDRLCLMFRVGDLRDSHIVEASIRAKLIQSKQTQEGEFIPLDQTDLSVGFETGDDRLFLVSPLIISHEIDERSPFWDVSRGQLERDDFEIVVILEGMVEATGMTCQARSSYLADEVLWGHRFTPLLSLEEGFYEVDYGGFHHTVPVPTPACSARQLAAAAARRDAHLYWSIPSRLDEAAAAGGEGDPEMSPCESNGTLASPESR; via the exons ATGGCTCAGGACAACGCCGCCTTCTGCGGGGTCCCCGAGGGGGTCCCCACGGGGGTCCCCGCCGAGGCCAaaccccctccccctcccccccaagcCCCCAAACGCCGCCCCtggggggccggggggggcgCGGCGACCCGGAAGCGCCAGCGCTACGTGGAGAAGGACGGCAAGTGCAACGTTCAGCACGGCAACGTGCGCGAGACCTACCGCTACCTGACCGACATCTTCACCACCCTGGTGGACCTCAAGTGGCGCTTCAGCCTCCTCATCTTCATCCTGGCCTACGCCCTCACCTGGCTCTTCTTCGGCCTCATCTGGTGGGTCATCGCCTACAGCCGCGGCGATCTGGAGCACCTGGGCGACCACAGCTGGACGCCGTGCGTCAACAACCTCAACGGCTTCGTGTCCGCCTTCCTCTTCTCCATCGAGACCGAGACCACAATCGGCTACGGCCACCGCGTCATCACGGACACGTGCCCCGAGGGCAtcgtgctgctgctgctgcaggccaTCCTGGGCTCCATGGTCAACGCCTTCATGGTGGGCTGCATGTTCGTGAAGATCTCGCAGCCCAACAAGCGCGCCGAGACGCTGGTGTTCTCCTCGCACGCCGTGGTGTCGCTGCGCGATGACCGCCTCTGCCTCATGTTCCGCGTGGGCGACCTGCGCGACTCGCACATCGTCGAGGCCTCCATCCGTGCCaagctcatccagtccaagCAGACGCAGGAGGGCGAGTTCATCCCGCTGGACCAGACCGACCTGAGCGTGGGCTTCGAGACGGGCGATGATCGGCTCTTCCTGGTGTCGCCGCTCATCATCAGCCACGAGATCGACGAGCGCAGCCCCTTCTGGGACGTGTCGCGGgggcagctggagagggacgACTTCGAGATCGTCGTCATCCTCGAGGGCATGGTGGAGGCCACAG GGATGACGTGCCAGGCACGCAGCTCGTACCTGGCCGATGAGGTGCTGTGGGGTCACCGCTTCACGCCGCTGCTCAGCCTCGAGGAAGGTTTCTACGAGGTGGACTACGGGGGCTTCCACCACACCGTGCCCGTGCCCACCCCGGCCTGCAGCGCTCGCCAGCTGGCGGCCGCCGCTGCCCGCCGCGATGCCCACCTGTACTGGTCCATCCCCAGCCGCCTGGATGAGGCGGCGGCAGCGGGGGGCGAGGGGGACCCCGAAATGTCCCCCTGTGAGAGCAATGGGACCTTGGCCAGCCCCGAGTCGCGGTGA
- the LOC134055069 gene encoding sodium/potassium-transporting ATPase subunit alpha-2 isoform X3, which produces MPVATVTPVLAVTSTPMAGREYSPAATTSENGGGKRKQKEKELDELKKEVNLDDHKLSLDELGRKYQVDLSRGLTNARAAEILVQDGPNALTPPPTTPEWVKFCRQLFGGFSILLWIGAILCFLAYGIQAAMEDEPSNDNLYLGVVLAAVVIVTGCFSYYQEAKSSKIMDSFKNMVPQQALVIREGEKIQINAENVVVGDLVEVKGGDRVPADMRIISSHGCKVDNSSLTGESEPQTRSPEFTHENPLETRNICFFSTNCVEGTARGIVISTGDRTVMGRIASLASGLEVGRTPIAMEIEHFIRLITGVAVFLGLSFFILSLILGYTWLEAVIFLIGIIVANVPEGLLATVTVCLTLTAKRMARKNCLVKNLEAVETLGSTSTICSDKTGTLTQNRMTVAHMWFDNQIHEADTTEDQSGATFDKRSPTWAALARIAGLCNRAVFKPGQENVSISKRDTAGDASESALLKCIQLSCGSVKRMRDRNPKVTEIPFNSTNKYQLSIHEREEDPQGYLLVMKGAPERILDRCSRILLQGQEQPLDQEMREAFQNAYLELGGLGERVLGFCHLYLPPDKFPRGFRFDADEVNFPTSDLCFVGLMSMIDPPRAAVPDAVGKCRSAGIKVIMVTGDHPITAKAIAKGVGIISEGNETVEDIAARLNIPVSQVNPREAKACVVHGSDLKDMSSEQLDEILRNHTEIVFARTSPQQKLIIVEGCQRQGAIVAVTGDGVNDSPALKKADIGIAMGIAGSDVSKQAADMILLDDNFASIVTGVEEGRLIFDNLKKSIAYTLTSNIPEITPFLLFIIANIPLPLGTVTILCIDLGTDMG; this is translated from the exons ATGCCGGTGGCCACGGTGACGCCGGTGCTGGCCGTGACCTCCACGCCCATG GCCGGCCGTGAGTACTCGCCCGCGGCCACCACGTCCGAGAATGGCGGcgggaagaggaagcagaaggagaaggagctggatgAGCTCAAGAAGGAGGTGAACCTG GATGACCACAAACTGTCCCTGGATGAGCTGGGCAGGAAGTACCAGGTGGATCTGTCCCGG GGCCTGACGAACGCGCGGGCGGCCGAGATCCTGGTGCAGGACGGTCCCAACGCGCTGACGCCGCCTCCCACGACCCCCGAGTGGGTGAAGTTCTGCCGGCAGCTCTTCGGGGGCTTCTCCATCCTGCTCTGGATCGGAGCCATCCTCTGCTTCCTGGCCTACGGCATCCAGGCTGCCATGGAGGATGAACCCTCCAATGACAAc CTGTACCTGGGCGTGGTCCTGGCCGCCGTCGTCATCGTCACCGGCTGCTTCTCCTACTATCAAGAGGCCAAGAGCTCCAAGATCATGGACTCCTTCAAGAACATGGTGCCCCAG CAAGCGCTGGTGATCCGCGAGGGCGAGAAGATCCAAATCAACGCCGAGAACGTCGTGGTCGGGGACCTGGTGGAGGTGAAGGGCGGGGACAGGGTGCCCGCGGACATGAGGATCATCTCCTCGCATGGCTGCAAG GTGGACAACTCGTCACTGACGGGAGAGTCGGAGCCGCAGACGCGCTCCCCGGAGTTCACGCACGAGAACCCTCTGGAGACGCGCAACATCTGCTTCTTCTCCACCAACTGCGTCGAAG GGACCGCGCGGGGCATCGTCATCTCCACGGGTGACCGGACGGTGATGGGCAGGATCGCGTCGCTGGCTTCGGGGCTGGAGGTGGGCCGGACACCGATCGCCATGGAGATCGAGCACTTCATCCGCCTCATCACCGGCGTGGCCGTGTTCCTCGGCCTCTCCTTCTTCATCCTCTCCCTCATCCTCGGCTACACCTGGCTCGAGGCCGTCATCTTCCTCATCGGCATCATCGTGGCCAACGTGCCCGAGGGGCTGCTGGCCACCGTCACG GTGTGCCTGACCCTGACTGCCAAGCGCATGGCGCGCAAGAACTGCCTGGTGAAGAACCTGGAGGCCGTGGAGACGCTCGGCTCCACCTCCACCATCTGCTCGGACAAGACCGGGACGCTGACCCAGAACCGCATGACCGTGGCCCACATGTGGTTCGACAACCAGATCCATGAAGCCGACACCACCGAGGACCAGTCGG gtgccacctTCGACAAGCGCTCGCCCACCTGGGCTGCCCTGGCGCGCATCGCGGGGCTCTGTAACCGCGCCGTGTTCAAACCGGGCCAGGAGAACGTCTCCATCTCCAAG CGGGACACGGCCGGGGACGCGTCCGAGTCGGCGCTGCTCAAGTGCATCCAACTGTCCTGCGGCTCCGTGAAGAGAATGCGCGACCGCAACCCCAAAGTCACCGAGATCCCCTTCAACTCCACCAACAAGTACCAG CTGTCCATCCACGAGCGCGAGGAGGACCCCCAGGGCTACCTGCTGGTGATGAAGGGAGCCCCTGAGCGCATCCTGGACCGCTGCTCCCGCATCctcctgcagggccaggagcagcccctggacCAGGAGATGCGCGAGGCCTTCCAGAACGCCTACCTGGAGCTAGGGGGGCTCGGGGAGAGGGTCCTGG GGTTCTGTCACCTGTACCTGCCCCCGGACAAGTTTCCTCGCGGGTTCCGCTTCGACGCGGACGAGGTGAATTTCCCCACGAGCGATCTTTGCTTCGTGGGTCTCATGTCCATGATCGACCCCCCCCGCGCCGCCGTCCCCGACGCTGTCGGGAAGTGCCGGAGCGCAGGCATCAAG GTGATCATGGTGACTGGGGACCACCCAATCACGGCCAAGGCCATCGCCAAAGGTGTCGGGATCATCTCCGAGGGCAACGAGACCGTGGAGGACATCGCGGCACGGCTCAACATCCCTGTCAGCCAGGTGAACCCCAG GGAGGCCAAGGCGTGCGTGGTGCACGGCTCGGACCTGAAGGACATGAGCTCGGAGCAGCTGGACGAGATCCTGCGCAACCACACCGAGATCGTGTTCGCCCGCACGTCCCCCCAGCAGAAACTGATCATCGTGGAGGGGTGCCAGAGACAG GGTGCCATCGTGGCGGTGACAGGTGACGGTGTCAACGACTCTCCGGCGCTGAAGAAGGCGGACATCGGGATCGCCATGGGCATCGCCGGCTCCGATGTGTCCAAGCAGGCGGCCGACATGATCCTGCTGGATGACAACTTCGCCTCCATCGTCACCGGCGTCGAGGAAG GCCGCCTGATCTTCGACAACCTGAAGAAGTCGATCGCCTACACCCTGACCAGCAACATCCCCGAGATCACCCCGTTCCTGCTCTTCATCATCGCCAACATCCCGCTGCCGCTGGGCACCGTCACCATCCTCTGCATCGACCTGGGCACCGACATG